The proteins below come from a single Argentina anserina chromosome 1, drPotAnse1.1, whole genome shotgun sequence genomic window:
- the LOC126783811 gene encoding U-box domain-containing protein 30-like: MPMFQSSKRDGVVGFDGGGDGHVLDLDTAVKDGVLGGVGVGEVLGAAGGEKLDLRKMIEELDLSEVPSVFICPISLEPMQDPVTLCTGQTYEKSNILMWFNFGHLTCPTTVQELWNDTMTPNSTLYHLIYSWFSQKYRLMKKKSEDVQGRAAELVEMLKKVKGQARVQALKELHQDVAAHANARKTLIEKGGIAVVLSLLGPFTSHVVGSVAISILVNLSLGSESKTNLMQPAKISLIVDILNEGSIETKINCTLLIKMLIDEKNFRSEIVSSHSLLVGIMRLVKDKRHTVGVLPGLSLVKAICLHEEARALIVSIGAVSQLVESLSSLDHECVELALFILDALSSLPEGVLALKDCSKTIPNMVRLLMRISESCTQYALSILLSICKLAPEECSSVALDAGLAGKLLLVIQSCTDPLLKLQSSELLKLCSLNYSDTMFISKFKLSRTIQ; the protein is encoded by the coding sequence ATGCCTATGTTTCAGTCCTCAAAGAGAGATGGGGTTGTTGGGTTTGATGGGGGTGGAGATGGGCATGTTCTAGATTTGGACACAGCTGTGAAAGACGGGGTTTTGGGTGGTGTTGGTGTTGGTGAGGTTTTGGGAGCTGCTGGTGGTGAGAAGTTGGATCTGAGGAAGATGATTGAGGAGCTTGACTTGTCTGAGGTCCCTTCTGTGTTTATCTGCCCAATTTCTCTTGAGCCAATGCAAGACCCTGTGACCCTTTGCACTGGGCAAACATATGAGAAGTCCAACATTCTCATGTGGTTCAATTTCGGGCATCTCACATGTCCAACCACAGTGCAGGAGCTTTGGAATGATACCATGACCCCGAATAGCACCCTTTACCATCTAATCTACTCCTGGTTTTCTCAGAAGTATCGGCTCATGAAGAAGAAGTCGGAAGATGTTCAGGGAAGGGCTGCAGAGCTTGTGGAGATGCTGAAGAAGGTGAAGGGTCAAGCTAGGGTGCAAGCCCTCAAGGAATTGCATCAAGATGTGGCAGCTCATGCCAATGCTAGGAAGACATTGATTGAGAAAGGTGGGATTGCTGTAGTTTTGTCTCTGCTAGGTCCATTTACTTCACATGTTGTAGGTTCGGTAgccatttcaattcttgtgAATTTGTCACTTGGTTCGGAGTCCAAAACGAATTTGATGCAACCGGCAAAGATTTCGTTGATAGTGGACATTTTGAATGAGGGGTCAATTGAGACAAAAATTAATTGTACCCTGTTGATCAAAATGTTGATAGACGAGAAGAATTTTCGATCAGAAATTGTTTCAAGCCATAGCCTCCTGGTTGGAATAATGAGGTTGGTTAAAGATAAGAGACATACAGTTGGAGTCTTGCCAGGACTGAGTCTCGTAAAAGCAATATGCTTGCATGAGGAAGCGAGGGCCTTGATAGTGAGCATTGGAGCTGTATCACAATTGGTTGAAAGTTTGTCGTCTCTTGACCACGAATGTGTAGAATTAGCCCTTTTCATTTTAGATGCATTGTCGTCTCTACCGGAGGGAGTATTAGCATTGAAAGATTGTTCAAAGACGATACCAAATAtggtcaggcttctgatgagaaTTTCAGAGAGTTGTACTCAGTATGCATTGTCAATTTTATTGTCTATATGTAAACTTGCCCCTGAAGAATGCTCCTCAGTTGCCCTGGATGCCGGTCTAGCAGGGAAGCTCCTTTTGGTGATCCAAAGTTGTACTGATCCTCTTTTGAAGCTGCAGTCCTCAGAGCTATTGAAGTTGTGTAGTCTAAATTATTCTGATACAATGTTCATTTCTAAGTTCAAGCTTTCAAGAACAATTCAATGA
- the LOC126783971 gene encoding uncharacterized protein LOC126783971, with the protein MEAAYSSSSSITSKQASLPHHNSTLHSVKKNSAKPWRKPAVAPLPPTPPRVYKVDPINFRDLVQKLTSAPEYQSEPTRSTNLQSVAPPPIEIQRGSPHVPSPVSAKVTGSTSPFSVMYKDLAETLGLSTPHQQKKPQDQNIMGDSSYLRWNLSPASQHWFSFPMLSPGTLTSLEL; encoded by the coding sequence ATGGAAGCTGCTTACTCTTCATCCTCTTCAATCACCTCCAAGCAAGCATCACTCCCTCACCACAACTCCACACTCCACTCCGTCAAGAAAAATTCGGCCAAGCCATGGCGGAAGCCGGCAGTGGCTCCACTCCCTCCAACCCCACCTCGAGTTTACAAGGTCGATCCCATCAACTTTCGTGACCTTGTCCAGAAGCTCACCAGTGCACCCGAGTACCAGAGCGAGCCGACTCGGTCGACTAACCTCCAAAGTGTGGCGCCGCCACCTATCGAAATCCAACGAGGATCGCCTCATGTTCCTTCTCCGGTTTCGGCTAAGGTTACCGGCAGCACTTCACCGTTTTCGGTTATGTACAAGGACTTGGCTGAGACATTAGGGCTTAGTACTCCTCATCAACAGAAGAAGCCACAGGATCAAAATATCATGGGAGACTCCAGCTATCTGAGGTGGAACTTGTCGCCGGCTTCGCAGCATTGGTTCTCTTTTCCTATGTTGAGCCCTGGAACACTAACCAGTCTTGAACTCTAG
- the LOC126783819 gene encoding uncharacterized protein LOC126783819 isoform X1 codes for MAYIPPHKRNSNEADRPLPTPDQLAPFFKINVNVRSSKSNDKWTPKIIYADRAIRRWWVVGLNNDTQFPSSVNLEPISLKTVEQRVGESSLTLIVSGLDNEGTEVEWALPKSPWVYMAENVLEDLLASFENVKKEMKSLELEYLKPTLVAQVGKVVHFHRTPSVTLESLRENLTTEKLKNLLSQSFYASVPVSYTEKIVNKVVPNIGVAFESEKEIYQVKLIDSTNPDSILSCKCSVKDGKLQLYKVELNEVRNMVVDISIPNKNMDLRLMLYTKRVLTSQTDEEMRSLRDVVDSAITDPGVKGGLRWPLEKRSSGKYNVVGVWHVRAKAYKTQSLRLRVMHADRFDFRTSKGQASSLTSLRLKTVVSELKEEKVDVSSVSAMLKENMKFIWDNFLSCESFSHECM; via the exons ATGGCGTATATACCACCGCACAAGCGAAACTCAAATGAAGCTGATAGACCGTTGCCAACTCCGGACCAGCTTGCTCCTTTTTTTAAGATAAATGTCAATGTAAGGTCATCTAAGTCTAATGATAAATGGACTCCAAAGATAATCTATGCAGATCGTGCTATACGGAGATGGTGGGTAGTTGGTTTGAATAATGACACCCAGTTTCCATCTTCTGTTAATCTCGAACCCATTTCCTTGAAAACCGTTGAGCAGAGAGTTGGAGAAAGCTCTCTAACTTTAATAGTTTCTGGCCTTGATAATG AAGGTACTGAGGTGGAATGGGCCTTGCCAAAGAGCCCTTGGGTATATATGGCAGAAAATGTGCTTGAAGACCTACTTGCGTCATTTGAAAACGTGAAGAAGGAAATGAAGTCACTGGAGTTAGAGTATCTAAAGCCAACTTTAGTTGCTCAAGTTGGAAAAGTAGTTCATTTTCATAG GACCCCTTCAGTTACCCTCGAATCTCTCAGAGAAAATCTGACTACTGAGAAGTTGAAAAATCTCCTCTCCCAATCATTTTACGCAAGTGTCCCTGTTTCGTATACAGAGAAGATTGTAAACAAAGTTGTCCCGAATATTGGAGTTGCTTTTGAATCGGAGAAAGAGATATACCAAGTAAAG TTGATCGATTCAACAAATCCAGACTCAATTCTCTCCTGCAAATGTAGTGTTAAAGATGGAAAGCTACAACTCTACAAG GTCGAACTAAACGAAGTGCGTAATATGGTAGTGGACATATCCATCCCTAATAAGAATATGGACCTGAGACTGATGTTATACACAAAGAGAGTCTTGACAAGTCAGACG GATGAGGAGATGCGAAGCCTAAGGGATGTGGTTGATTCTGCGATTACAGATCCAGGTGTGAAGGGTGGGTTGAGATGGCCCCTGGAGAAGAGATCTTCTGGAAAATACAATGTTGTTGGGGTTTGGCATGTAAGAGCTAAAGCATATAAAACTCAGTCATTAAGACTTAGGGTCATGCATGCAGACAGATTTGATTTCAGAACCTCAAAAGGGCAAGCTTCTTCGCTGACCAGTCTGAGGTTGAAGACGGTAGTCTCAGAGTTGAAG GAAGAGAAGGTTGATGTCAGCTCGGTTTCTGCGATGCTGAAGGAAAATATGAAGTTCATCTGGGATAACTTCTTAAGCTGTGAAAGTTTCTCACATGAGtgcatgtaa
- the LOC126783819 gene encoding uncharacterized protein LOC126783819 isoform X3: MAYIPPHKRNSNEADRPLPTPDQLAPFFKINVNVRSSKSNDKWTPKIIYADRAIRRWWVVGLNNDTQFPSSVNLEPISLKTVEQRVGESSLTLIVSGLDNEGTEVEWALPKSPWVYMAENVLEDLLASFENVKKEMKSLELETPSVTLESLRENLTTEKLKNLLSQSFYASVPVSYTEKIVNKVVPNIGVAFESEKEIYQVKLIDSTNPDSILSCKCSVKDGKLQLYKVELNEVRNMVVDISIPNKNMDLRLMLYTKRVLTSQTDEEMRSLRDVVDSAITDPGVKGGLRWPLEKRSSGKYNVVGVWHVRAKAYKTQSLRLRVMHADRFDFRTSKGQASSLTSLRLKTVVSELKEEKVDVSSVSAMLKENMKFIWDNFLSCESFSHECM; this comes from the exons ATGGCGTATATACCACCGCACAAGCGAAACTCAAATGAAGCTGATAGACCGTTGCCAACTCCGGACCAGCTTGCTCCTTTTTTTAAGATAAATGTCAATGTAAGGTCATCTAAGTCTAATGATAAATGGACTCCAAAGATAATCTATGCAGATCGTGCTATACGGAGATGGTGGGTAGTTGGTTTGAATAATGACACCCAGTTTCCATCTTCTGTTAATCTCGAACCCATTTCCTTGAAAACCGTTGAGCAGAGAGTTGGAGAAAGCTCTCTAACTTTAATAGTTTCTGGCCTTGATAATG AAGGTACTGAGGTGGAATGGGCCTTGCCAAAGAGCCCTTGGGTATATATGGCAGAAAATGTGCTTGAAGACCTACTTGCGTCATTTGAAAACGTGAAGAAGGAAATGAAGTCACTGGAGTTAGA GACCCCTTCAGTTACCCTCGAATCTCTCAGAGAAAATCTGACTACTGAGAAGTTGAAAAATCTCCTCTCCCAATCATTTTACGCAAGTGTCCCTGTTTCGTATACAGAGAAGATTGTAAACAAAGTTGTCCCGAATATTGGAGTTGCTTTTGAATCGGAGAAAGAGATATACCAAGTAAAG TTGATCGATTCAACAAATCCAGACTCAATTCTCTCCTGCAAATGTAGTGTTAAAGATGGAAAGCTACAACTCTACAAG GTCGAACTAAACGAAGTGCGTAATATGGTAGTGGACATATCCATCCCTAATAAGAATATGGACCTGAGACTGATGTTATACACAAAGAGAGTCTTGACAAGTCAGACG GATGAGGAGATGCGAAGCCTAAGGGATGTGGTTGATTCTGCGATTACAGATCCAGGTGTGAAGGGTGGGTTGAGATGGCCCCTGGAGAAGAGATCTTCTGGAAAATACAATGTTGTTGGGGTTTGGCATGTAAGAGCTAAAGCATATAAAACTCAGTCATTAAGACTTAGGGTCATGCATGCAGACAGATTTGATTTCAGAACCTCAAAAGGGCAAGCTTCTTCGCTGACCAGTCTGAGGTTGAAGACGGTAGTCTCAGAGTTGAAG GAAGAGAAGGTTGATGTCAGCTCGGTTTCTGCGATGCTGAAGGAAAATATGAAGTTCATCTGGGATAACTTCTTAAGCTGTGAAAGTTTCTCACATGAGtgcatgtaa
- the LOC126783819 gene encoding uncharacterized protein LOC126783819 isoform X2: protein MAYIPPHKRNSNEADRPLPTPDQLAPFFKINVNVRSSKSNDKWTPKIIYADRAIRRWWVVGLNNDTQFPSSVNLEPISLKTVEQRVGESSLTLIVSGLDNGTEVEWALPKSPWVYMAENVLEDLLASFENVKKEMKSLELEYLKPTLVAQVGKVVHFHRTPSVTLESLRENLTTEKLKNLLSQSFYASVPVSYTEKIVNKVVPNIGVAFESEKEIYQVKLIDSTNPDSILSCKCSVKDGKLQLYKVELNEVRNMVVDISIPNKNMDLRLMLYTKRVLTSQTDEEMRSLRDVVDSAITDPGVKGGLRWPLEKRSSGKYNVVGVWHVRAKAYKTQSLRLRVMHADRFDFRTSKGQASSLTSLRLKTVVSELKEEKVDVSSVSAMLKENMKFIWDNFLSCESFSHECM from the exons ATGGCGTATATACCACCGCACAAGCGAAACTCAAATGAAGCTGATAGACCGTTGCCAACTCCGGACCAGCTTGCTCCTTTTTTTAAGATAAATGTCAATGTAAGGTCATCTAAGTCTAATGATAAATGGACTCCAAAGATAATCTATGCAGATCGTGCTATACGGAGATGGTGGGTAGTTGGTTTGAATAATGACACCCAGTTTCCATCTTCTGTTAATCTCGAACCCATTTCCTTGAAAACCGTTGAGCAGAGAGTTGGAGAAAGCTCTCTAACTTTAATAGTTTCTGGCCTTGATAATG GTACTGAGGTGGAATGGGCCTTGCCAAAGAGCCCTTGGGTATATATGGCAGAAAATGTGCTTGAAGACCTACTTGCGTCATTTGAAAACGTGAAGAAGGAAATGAAGTCACTGGAGTTAGAGTATCTAAAGCCAACTTTAGTTGCTCAAGTTGGAAAAGTAGTTCATTTTCATAG GACCCCTTCAGTTACCCTCGAATCTCTCAGAGAAAATCTGACTACTGAGAAGTTGAAAAATCTCCTCTCCCAATCATTTTACGCAAGTGTCCCTGTTTCGTATACAGAGAAGATTGTAAACAAAGTTGTCCCGAATATTGGAGTTGCTTTTGAATCGGAGAAAGAGATATACCAAGTAAAG TTGATCGATTCAACAAATCCAGACTCAATTCTCTCCTGCAAATGTAGTGTTAAAGATGGAAAGCTACAACTCTACAAG GTCGAACTAAACGAAGTGCGTAATATGGTAGTGGACATATCCATCCCTAATAAGAATATGGACCTGAGACTGATGTTATACACAAAGAGAGTCTTGACAAGTCAGACG GATGAGGAGATGCGAAGCCTAAGGGATGTGGTTGATTCTGCGATTACAGATCCAGGTGTGAAGGGTGGGTTGAGATGGCCCCTGGAGAAGAGATCTTCTGGAAAATACAATGTTGTTGGGGTTTGGCATGTAAGAGCTAAAGCATATAAAACTCAGTCATTAAGACTTAGGGTCATGCATGCAGACAGATTTGATTTCAGAACCTCAAAAGGGCAAGCTTCTTCGCTGACCAGTCTGAGGTTGAAGACGGTAGTCTCAGAGTTGAAG GAAGAGAAGGTTGATGTCAGCTCGGTTTCTGCGATGCTGAAGGAAAATATGAAGTTCATCTGGGATAACTTCTTAAGCTGTGAAAGTTTCTCACATGAGtgcatgtaa
- the LOC126783819 gene encoding uncharacterized protein LOC126783819 isoform X4: MAYIPPHKRNSNEADRPLPTPDQLAPFFKINVNVRSSKSNDKWTPKIIYADRAIRRWWVVGLNNDTQFPSSVNLEPISLKTVEQRVGESSLTLIVSGLDNGTEVEWALPKSPWVYMAENVLEDLLASFENVKKEMKSLELETPSVTLESLRENLTTEKLKNLLSQSFYASVPVSYTEKIVNKVVPNIGVAFESEKEIYQVKLIDSTNPDSILSCKCSVKDGKLQLYKVELNEVRNMVVDISIPNKNMDLRLMLYTKRVLTSQTDEEMRSLRDVVDSAITDPGVKGGLRWPLEKRSSGKYNVVGVWHVRAKAYKTQSLRLRVMHADRFDFRTSKGQASSLTSLRLKTVVSELKEEKVDVSSVSAMLKENMKFIWDNFLSCESFSHECM; encoded by the exons ATGGCGTATATACCACCGCACAAGCGAAACTCAAATGAAGCTGATAGACCGTTGCCAACTCCGGACCAGCTTGCTCCTTTTTTTAAGATAAATGTCAATGTAAGGTCATCTAAGTCTAATGATAAATGGACTCCAAAGATAATCTATGCAGATCGTGCTATACGGAGATGGTGGGTAGTTGGTTTGAATAATGACACCCAGTTTCCATCTTCTGTTAATCTCGAACCCATTTCCTTGAAAACCGTTGAGCAGAGAGTTGGAGAAAGCTCTCTAACTTTAATAGTTTCTGGCCTTGATAATG GTACTGAGGTGGAATGGGCCTTGCCAAAGAGCCCTTGGGTATATATGGCAGAAAATGTGCTTGAAGACCTACTTGCGTCATTTGAAAACGTGAAGAAGGAAATGAAGTCACTGGAGTTAGA GACCCCTTCAGTTACCCTCGAATCTCTCAGAGAAAATCTGACTACTGAGAAGTTGAAAAATCTCCTCTCCCAATCATTTTACGCAAGTGTCCCTGTTTCGTATACAGAGAAGATTGTAAACAAAGTTGTCCCGAATATTGGAGTTGCTTTTGAATCGGAGAAAGAGATATACCAAGTAAAG TTGATCGATTCAACAAATCCAGACTCAATTCTCTCCTGCAAATGTAGTGTTAAAGATGGAAAGCTACAACTCTACAAG GTCGAACTAAACGAAGTGCGTAATATGGTAGTGGACATATCCATCCCTAATAAGAATATGGACCTGAGACTGATGTTATACACAAAGAGAGTCTTGACAAGTCAGACG GATGAGGAGATGCGAAGCCTAAGGGATGTGGTTGATTCTGCGATTACAGATCCAGGTGTGAAGGGTGGGTTGAGATGGCCCCTGGAGAAGAGATCTTCTGGAAAATACAATGTTGTTGGGGTTTGGCATGTAAGAGCTAAAGCATATAAAACTCAGTCATTAAGACTTAGGGTCATGCATGCAGACAGATTTGATTTCAGAACCTCAAAAGGGCAAGCTTCTTCGCTGACCAGTCTGAGGTTGAAGACGGTAGTCTCAGAGTTGAAG GAAGAGAAGGTTGATGTCAGCTCGGTTTCTGCGATGCTGAAGGAAAATATGAAGTTCATCTGGGATAACTTCTTAAGCTGTGAAAGTTTCTCACATGAGtgcatgtaa